A window from Pseudomonas alloputida encodes these proteins:
- a CDS encoding glycosyltransferase, which translates to MTSRSEPRILQFCHGYDGPFLDCARQYASLFQGRGYQVTTVFLTGAADAQVAAGCASDEVLFLEFSSKAVRGLKLGAIRALRRIAAERNFAFCIAHRFKPIYVALLGTGLPVIGVHHAFGDYQRKGRRLFANLFSKRLSLLGVSDAVRDDMRRCLPQWPAERIQTLYNRIDIDALQAALVPRADARQALGLDAQAWIVGNVGRLHPDKDQATLLRGFAQALPGLPAGARLAILGKGRLEARLKALAAELGIAGQVDFLGQVPDARRYFQAFDVFALSSDHEPFGMVLLEAMVAGVPVLATACGGAREVVEGVGVLFPLGDAAQLAQGLQHMAVLDAGQRQACARHMLQRLGERFSDQAVREAFWQLPQVRALVGQA; encoded by the coding sequence ATGACCAGCCGCTCTGAACCGCGCATCCTGCAGTTCTGCCATGGCTATGACGGGCCGTTCCTGGACTGCGCCCGTCAGTACGCCAGCCTGTTTCAGGGGCGTGGGTACCAGGTGACCACGGTATTCCTCACCGGCGCCGCCGATGCGCAGGTGGCGGCTGGCTGTGCGTCGGACGAGGTGCTGTTCCTTGAGTTCAGTTCCAAGGCCGTGCGTGGCCTGAAACTCGGCGCCATCCGCGCATTGCGGCGCATTGCGGCCGAGCGCAATTTCGCTTTCTGCATCGCCCACCGCTTCAAGCCGATCTACGTTGCCCTGCTGGGGACCGGCCTGCCGGTGATTGGTGTGCACCATGCCTTTGGCGACTACCAGCGCAAAGGCCGCCGCCTGTTCGCGAACCTGTTCAGCAAGCGTCTGAGCCTGTTGGGTGTTTCGGACGCGGTACGTGACGATATGCGCCGTTGCTTGCCGCAGTGGCCGGCCGAACGCATCCAGACTCTGTACAACCGCATCGACATCGACGCCCTGCAAGCAGCCCTGGTGCCGCGCGCTGACGCACGCCAGGCCTTGGGCCTGGATGCTCAGGCGTGGATCGTCGGCAATGTTGGGCGCCTGCACCCGGACAAGGATCAGGCCACCCTGTTGCGCGGTTTTGCCCAGGCACTGCCGGGGCTGCCGGCTGGCGCCCGCCTGGCAATCCTCGGCAAGGGGCGTCTGGAGGCCAGGCTCAAGGCGTTGGCCGCCGAACTTGGCATTGCCGGGCAAGTCGACTTTCTTGGCCAGGTACCGGATGCGCGCCGTTATTTCCAGGCGTTCGACGTGTTCGCTTTGAGTTCCGATCACGAGCCGTTCGGCATGGTCCTGCTCGAAGCGATGGTTGCCGGTGTGCCGGTGTTGGCCACGGCCTGTGGCGGTGCCCGCGAAGTGGTCGAGGGCGTTGGCGTGCTGTTCCCGCTGGGCGACGCCGCGCAGCTGGCCCAGGGCCTGCAGCACATGGCCGTACTGGACGCTGGGCAGCGCCAGGCCTGTGCCAGGCACATGCTGCAGCGCCTGGGTGAGCGTTTCTCTGATCAGGCGGTGCGCGAGGCCTTCTGGCAACTCCCACAGGTGCGCGCGTTGGTGGGGCAGGCCTGA
- the putP gene encoding sodium/proline symporter PutP gives MGNPLTITFVIYIAAMVLIGFAAYRATNNLSDYILGGRSLGSVVTALSAGASDMSGWLLMGLPGAIYFAGLSEAWIAIGLTVGAYLNWLFVAGRLRVQTEHNGDALTLPDYFSSRFEDNSGLLRIISAIVILVFFTIYCASGIVAGARLFESTFGMSYETALWAGAAATIAYTFVGGFLAVSWTDTVQASLMIFALILTPVIVLISTGGFDQTFAAIEAVNPANFDMLKGATFIGIISLMGWGLGYFGQPHILARFMAADSVKSIAKARRISMTWMILCLAGTCAVGFFGIAYFSAHPELAGPVSENHERVFIELAKILFNPWVAGVLLSAILAAVMSTLSCQLLVCSSALTEDFYKAFLRKNASQVELVWVGRLMVLAVALIAIAMAANPENRVLGLVAYAWAGFGAAFGPVVLISVLWKGMTRNGALAGIVVGALTVILWKNFDTLGLYEIIPGFLFASIAIVLVSKLGSPSQTMVKRFEAADAAYHADK, from the coding sequence ATGGGCAATCCACTAACGATCACCTTCGTGATCTACATCGCAGCAATGGTGCTGATCGGCTTCGCCGCCTATCGCGCTACCAACAACCTTTCCGATTACATTCTGGGTGGTCGCAGCCTGGGTAGCGTGGTTACCGCGCTGTCTGCCGGTGCCTCCGACATGAGTGGCTGGCTGCTGATGGGCCTGCCCGGTGCCATCTACTTCGCGGGCCTGTCCGAGGCCTGGATCGCCATCGGCCTGACAGTGGGTGCCTACCTGAACTGGCTGTTCGTGGCAGGCCGGCTGCGCGTGCAGACCGAACACAATGGTGACGCGCTGACCCTGCCGGACTACTTCTCCAGCCGTTTCGAAGACAATAGCGGGCTGCTGCGTATCATTTCCGCCATCGTCATCCTGGTGTTCTTCACCATCTACTGTGCCTCCGGCATCGTGGCCGGTGCCCGTCTGTTCGAGAGCACCTTCGGCATGTCGTACGAAACCGCTTTGTGGGCTGGTGCGGCGGCGACCATCGCCTACACCTTCGTTGGTGGCTTCCTGGCGGTGAGCTGGACCGATACCGTACAGGCTTCGCTGATGATCTTCGCGCTGATCCTGACCCCGGTAATCGTGCTGATCTCCACCGGTGGCTTCGACCAGACCTTCGCCGCTATCGAGGCGGTGAACCCGGCGAACTTCGACATGCTCAAGGGTGCCACCTTCATCGGCATCATCTCGCTGATGGGCTGGGGCCTGGGTTACTTCGGCCAGCCGCATATCCTGGCGCGCTTCATGGCCGCTGATTCGGTGAAGTCCATCGCCAAGGCGCGCCGCATTTCCATGACCTGGATGATCCTGTGCCTGGCGGGTACCTGTGCCGTTGGCTTCTTCGGCATTGCCTACTTCTCGGCCCATCCTGAGCTGGCAGGCCCGGTTAGCGAGAACCACGAACGTGTGTTCATCGAGCTGGCCAAGATCCTGTTCAACCCATGGGTTGCGGGTGTCCTGCTGTCGGCCATCCTGGCCGCAGTCATGAGTACCCTGAGCTGCCAGCTGCTGGTGTGCTCCAGTGCCCTGACCGAAGACTTCTACAAAGCCTTCCTGCGCAAGAATGCTTCGCAGGTCGAACTGGTGTGGGTCGGCCGTCTGATGGTGCTGGCCGTGGCCCTGATCGCCATCGCCATGGCCGCCAACCCGGAAAACCGCGTGCTGGGCCTGGTGGCCTATGCCTGGGCTGGCTTCGGTGCCGCCTTTGGCCCGGTGGTGCTGATTTCGGTGCTGTGGAAAGGCATGACCCGTAACGGTGCGCTGGCCGGTATCGTGGTGGGTGCGCTGACGGTGATCCTGTGGAAGAACTTCGACACCCTCGGGTTGTACGAAATCATCCCGGGCTTCCTGTTCGCCAGCATCGCCATTGTTCTGGTGAGCAAGCTGGGCAGCCCTTCGCAGACGATGGTCAAGCGCTTCGAAGCGGCTGATGCGGCGTATCACGCCGACAAGTAA
- a CDS encoding 23S rRNA (adenine(2030)-N(6))-methyltransferase RlmJ: MNYRHAFHAGNHADVLKHIVLTRLIALMSRKEQPFAYIDTHAGLGLYDLQGDQASRTGEYLEGVARLWNRDDLPAMADDYLRIIKRLNADGELRYYPGSPELARRLMRQQDRALLNEKHPEDGPLLKENMKKDPRVTVHLGEGWHVPRALLPVQEKRAIMLIDPPFEQADELKRCTTAMKEAIGRMRQTVAAIWYPIKDQRSLTRYYQDLTSTGAPKLLRVELYVHHQDSPQGLNGSGLAIANPPWGLEDELKELLPWLAKELAQTAGSYRMDWLIAE, translated from the coding sequence ATGAACTATCGTCACGCCTTCCACGCCGGCAACCACGCCGACGTCCTCAAACACATCGTGCTGACCCGCCTCATCGCCCTGATGTCGCGCAAGGAGCAGCCGTTCGCCTATATCGATACCCACGCAGGGCTCGGCCTGTACGACCTGCAAGGCGACCAGGCAAGCCGTACCGGCGAGTACCTGGAAGGCGTAGCCCGCCTGTGGAATCGCGATGACCTGCCGGCCATGGCCGACGACTACCTGCGCATCATCAAGCGCCTGAATGCCGATGGCGAGCTGCGCTACTACCCGGGGTCGCCCGAACTGGCCCGTCGCCTGATGCGCCAGCAGGACCGCGCCCTGCTTAACGAAAAGCACCCCGAAGACGGGCCGCTCCTCAAGGAAAACATGAAAAAAGACCCGCGCGTGACCGTGCACCTGGGTGAAGGCTGGCATGTGCCGCGGGCCTTGCTGCCGGTGCAGGAAAAGCGCGCGATCATGCTGATCGACCCGCCGTTCGAGCAGGCCGATGAGCTCAAACGCTGCACCACGGCCATGAAAGAGGCGATCGGCCGCATGCGCCAGACCGTTGCGGCCATCTGGTACCCGATCAAGGACCAGCGCTCGCTGACCCGCTACTACCAGGACCTGACAAGCACTGGCGCGCCAAAGCTGCTGCGGGTCGAGCTGTATGTGCATCACCAGGACAGCCCGCAGGGCCTGAATGGTTCGGGCTTGGCCATTGCCAACCCACCATGGGGGCTGGAGGATGAACTCAAGGAGCTGCTGCCATGGCTGGCCAAAGAGCTGGCACAGACCGCCGGTAGTTACCGCATGGACTGGCTGATCGCCGAGTAA
- a CDS encoding carbamoyltransferase family protein, which yields MALTILGLSGALSHDPSAALYIDGKLIAAAEEERFVRDKHAKNRMPYESAKFCLEQAGIKPSDVDVVAIPFAPISLFGKARWHYAKRYWYAPDRALDAILMGNRRYKRYRKKIVWCLEQLGFDPKKVKIEPVEHHLAHASSAYHCSGFKEKTAILGIDGKGEYATTFFGYGENGKIHKIKEFFDPDSLGGLYGAITEFLGFEMLDGEFKVMGMAPYGDASKYDFSRLASFENGELVINTEYANVIGLRRYKEKGKGFYFSPKLIEWLGPKREGDIADEPYIHYAASMQALFEKLALQMIDHYLGDTLRETGKLAFAGGCALNVKLNQKIIARPDVKELFVQPASGDAGTAVGAAAYVSHARGVPVEKMEHVYLGPSYSNEDVIAACARHPNQPKWRKLENMPQQIAQIMVDGNPVAWFQGRMEFGPRALGGRSIIGCPSVEGVADRINHQIKFRERWRPFCPSMLDTVAPQMIKVDHPAPFMTFTFEVAEEWKTRVPEVVHEDGTSRAQVLKREYNPRYYDMMKALEDLTGNGVSLNTSLNRRGEPMICSPTDALNMFFGSDLQYLIMEDILVVKDGAAPYDQPL from the coding sequence TTGGCATTGACGATTCTTGGCCTGTCCGGCGCCCTTAGCCATGACCCTTCCGCGGCCCTGTACATTGACGGCAAGCTGATTGCCGCCGCCGAAGAAGAGCGCTTCGTGCGTGACAAGCATGCGAAGAACCGCATGCCCTACGAGTCGGCGAAGTTCTGCCTGGAACAGGCAGGCATCAAGCCGTCCGACGTCGACGTGGTAGCCATCCCGTTCGCCCCGATCAGCCTGTTCGGCAAGGCGCGGTGGCACTATGCCAAGCGCTATTGGTACGCCCCGGATCGTGCACTCGATGCCATCCTAATGGGCAACCGTCGCTACAAGCGCTATCGCAAGAAGATCGTCTGGTGCCTGGAGCAACTGGGCTTCGACCCGAAAAAGGTCAAGATCGAGCCGGTCGAGCACCACCTGGCCCACGCTTCCAGTGCTTATCATTGCTCGGGTTTCAAGGAAAAAACCGCAATCCTTGGCATTGACGGCAAGGGCGAGTACGCCACCACCTTCTTTGGTTACGGCGAAAACGGCAAGATCCACAAGATCAAGGAGTTCTTCGACCCGGACTCGCTGGGTGGCCTTTACGGTGCCATTACCGAGTTCCTGGGCTTCGAAATGCTCGATGGCGAGTTCAAGGTCATGGGCATGGCGCCGTATGGCGACGCCAGCAAGTATGATTTCTCGCGTCTGGCCAGCTTCGAAAACGGCGAGTTGGTCATCAACACCGAGTACGCCAACGTTATCGGCCTGCGCCGCTATAAAGAGAAGGGCAAGGGCTTCTACTTCTCGCCAAAGCTGATCGAATGGCTGGGCCCCAAGCGCGAAGGCGACATCGCCGACGAGCCGTACATCCATTACGCCGCCAGCATGCAGGCGCTGTTCGAGAAACTGGCGCTGCAGATGATCGACCATTACCTGGGCGACACCCTGCGCGAAACCGGCAAGCTGGCCTTCGCCGGCGGCTGTGCGCTGAACGTCAAGCTCAACCAGAAGATCATCGCCCGTCCGGATGTGAAAGAGCTGTTCGTCCAGCCGGCCTCCGGCGACGCCGGGACTGCCGTTGGCGCCGCTGCCTATGTTTCCCACGCCCGTGGCGTTCCGGTCGAGAAGATGGAGCACGTCTACCTCGGCCCGTCGTACTCCAACGAAGACGTGATCGCCGCCTGCGCCCGTCACCCGAACCAGCCGAAGTGGCGCAAACTCGAGAACATGCCGCAGCAGATCGCCCAGATCATGGTCGATGGCAACCCGGTAGCCTGGTTCCAGGGCCGCATGGAGTTCGGGCCGCGTGCCCTGGGTGGCCGATCGATCATCGGTTGCCCAAGCGTGGAAGGCGTGGCTGACCGCATCAACCACCAGATCAAGTTCCGTGAACGCTGGAGACCTTTCTGCCCGTCGATGCTCGACACTGTCGCCCCGCAGATGATCAAGGTCGACCATCCCGCGCCGTTCATGACCTTCACCTTCGAAGTCGCTGAAGAGTGGAAAACCCGCGTGCCGGAAGTGGTGCACGAGGACGGCACTTCGCGTGCCCAGGTGCTCAAGCGCGAGTACAACCCGCGCTACTACGACATGATGAAGGCACTGGAAGACCTGACTGGCAACGGTGTGTCGCTGAACACCTCGCTGAACCGTCGTGGTGAACCGATGATCTGCTCGCCGACCGATGCCCTGAACATGTTCTTCGGCTCGGACCTGCAGTACCTGATCATGGAAGACATCCTGGTTGTGAAGGACGGCGCGGCCCCGTATGACCAGCCGCTCTGA
- a CDS encoding antimicrobial resistance protein Mig-14, which yields MLNRIQAFRERGWQAIDAKAYAQAWARFGGSVATHPLVVEQLADLAQIPVRYLGWHQAGELQAAIPAWGRHLALSKDVLKRAGKKALFDLGNAEIILPAASDAAAPLRHTMRYLSELNQGRFSGLKAQKEQLAMARAPEDLSKKFRYNQRRELRLLEEAGGVVRPISDFSAQEIASMYCDLFLRRWGFPATGAERMADVLERLRELLIGSVLLLDGKPIAIQLVYRVEAPEWISVEYINGGVDPETKAFSPGSVLSFLNTQAAWEDARSRNKPLRFSFGRADREYKDRWCNPVPVYQA from the coding sequence ATGCTCAATCGTATCCAGGCCTTCCGCGAACGCGGTTGGCAAGCTATCGATGCCAAGGCTTATGCCCAGGCGTGGGCGCGCTTTGGCGGCAGTGTTGCCACCCATCCGCTGGTGGTCGAGCAACTGGCGGACCTGGCACAGATCCCGGTGCGTTACCTGGGCTGGCACCAGGCTGGCGAGCTGCAAGCCGCCATCCCGGCCTGGGGGCGTCACCTGGCGCTGTCCAAGGACGTGCTGAAGCGTGCTGGCAAGAAGGCCCTGTTCGACCTCGGTAATGCCGAGATCATTCTGCCGGCGGCGTCTGATGCCGCTGCGCCGTTGCGCCATACAATGCGTTACCTGTCCGAACTGAACCAGGGCCGCTTCAGCGGTCTCAAGGCGCAGAAGGAGCAGTTGGCCATGGCCCGGGCGCCTGAAGACCTGTCGAAGAAGTTCCGCTACAACCAGCGCCGTGAACTGCGCCTGCTGGAAGAGGCGGGTGGTGTGGTACGCCCGATCAGCGACTTCAGTGCCCAGGAAATCGCCAGCATGTATTGCGACCTGTTCCTGCGCCGCTGGGGGTTCCCGGCCACCGGTGCCGAGCGTATGGCCGATGTGTTGGAGCGCCTGCGTGAGCTGCTGATCGGCTCGGTGTTGCTGCTGGACGGTAAGCCGATTGCCATCCAGCTGGTGTACCGCGTCGAAGCGCCGGAGTGGATCAGCGTCGAGTACATCAATGGCGGCGTCGACCCTGAAACCAAGGCCTTCAGCCCAGGCAGCGTGCTGAGCTTCCTCAATACCCAGGCCGCCTGGGAAGACGCCCGGTCACGCAACAAGCCGCTGCGGTTCTCGTTCGGCCGTGCTGACCGTGAGTATAAGGACCGCTGGTGCAACCCTGTGCCGGTGTATCAAGCGTGA